ATGGATCCCTATGGGGTTTGTAAATTTCTTTATGATTGGAATAATCTCCCTACCTACAACACTGGCAATTCCGGAGTTGTAGGAATAGAGCCTGTATGAATCGAGACGCTTAATGGGATCAAAACAACATATTcacatacataaattaatacgTATAAACAGATGAATAATGTACATtcgttatgaaaaaaaaaatgattgcgttattttatttatttatttatttatttattttattgaagtgTATTGTCCTGGACCGGTTAAaatatttagtaaatacatttaatacatttctgtTCTAAAGCTAGTGTCTCGATGTGTATGGAAAGCGTAATCAATTGTTTACCAATTAAATCTTATGCCACATGTTATAAACTCATTTTActattttttaatacttttttggtaacttttttttttgcgtcTAAAGCCTTTTTGTGCATGTAAAgcctaaaacaattaaaataaatactgaaataaattgtttttataataagcaatttttaattttcctttttaaataaatggatgTAAACTTCCTTTAAAATCGGCCCCGCAGTCATCATATAACTGTAAAATGAATTAAGTTGAataaagaattacattttaacaacATTGTTTACGCGCTGTTTTTACCATTCAGCTGAATAAGGGTGTGTAGTCCGAAGTCCTGAtatcattgacttttttttttttgatcaattattcacatttgtgtacctacattacctttttctttttgagatttgatatatatatatatatatatatatatatatatatatatatatatatatatatatatatatattagaaagcaTAATTGTATAAACAATAtagaaattatacattatttcacaaataCATTTGCATTGAAACCCTGTACTGCATTGTAACGTTCAAAGgcgcctgccaaataaataaaacgcgttaataaagagaaaacaaacaacaatttaAAACTATTAGTTTAATGAATATCAGAACTAACTCTAACGACCGATTATGTAATAGAGGCTACAACTGCGGGTTTCAGGTAAACATAGgcctaaacattttaataataactaAGAAGTATGTGGTTAATTGTTCATTAATAAAACCAATGTAAAATAGTTCTCCAGGCGGAGGGTAACACGAGATATTCTCAGAAGTCTCAGAAGCTATTtgtaaagaaagtttttttttaaatgaaaataaatctctgcttattgttattattgaagCATAAATCATTCCGTATAGAATAAATCGttacagatattattatttagcctatttattatttttatcgcAGTGATAACGGGGTTTAAAGTTTCTTAGcctttttttaaagtttacattCAAAGTGAATCAAATAACACACACACTTAATATTGCTTATATACAAAACAGATTTTCATTAGCCGTTTGTTCTGTCTTATCATCGCCCAAATTCGCATTAAAGATCAGCGGGTTTCACGGCCTCTGGTTAGCCTGGGGCTCGTGTACCAACACAATGTCTTATCAGGCGACGTCGAGAGACAATATACGATAGAAGTAGCGTTTCTGATAGCGTGCTCACATCAGTCGTATTTCACCGTTACCAATTTACCTGGCGTATAAATGCGACTGGGGGACCTGCACAGTTATTTCCCTCATTGAACTTTGAGTAAACATGTCTGCTCTAATGTATATGTGTTTAAGACAGGCTGAGACCATTCCAGCTCAGAGGGCATCGGAAGATGTGTGCACAGTGTCTGTGACATGGTTTCTTTGtttattgtattactattatgtattgatattgttattattataaatgcgtgttgttattttgtaatttttactaTTTCTTGACACTGCAGATCTCTTTCTGTAACACGCTTTGCGAtactatgaaaagcgctatataaataaatacaattgaaaattGAAATTGATCGATAAATGATATAGTGCTCCTCTCTTCTGCTCAGAGTGTGTAGTGAGGTGGTCTCAGTCTGTTTGATCACGCCGTGGCCCGCTAAACGTTACACGGCTGTTAATAACATGTTATTCTTATTAATTAGTACTTCGTCTAGCAGTATCGTATCTGTAAACTAGCTCTATCTATAATGCTTTCTTTGTGTTGCTGTTTCGACAGATGTCATTACTGGTTTCCCTGTCCGGTTTGTCTCCTGTAACCCAACCCACAATGTCCCTGATTAATTAGGctcattatattttaatgtgttGCATGTGTACTAACATGTAATAAGTATTTAGTTAAATATGAAAGTAGACTTATTAAATAACAATGTGTAACACAATGATGCGCTTATGGTGCAGTTCCAAGCGTGTACATTAGTACATGGTTCCATTAAAACAAATGGGGTGTTGGGTCACTTACACTTCCTGTCTCGCGTATGACTAATGATGACGCAAATGTGATTTCCAGGACCATTCAAAACACATTCCTGTTGCGTGGTTTGTGTATTTTCAGGCTTGGGGGTACAATTTGCTGGCCTATACCTGTCGTATTGCAACAcaacaccatatatatatatatatatgtgtaatcatgtatcatatatttatttatcatatattTTCGTTGCAAATTCTGATTCAATTAGTTAattcaattatacattttaattgtttgaaCTATTTCAAGTCAACATATTTCGACGTGAAATCTGAATTTGTCATTGGCGTTCTGCCTTACAGGAAATATGATGATTTTAGACGAGATTCTTTGTCCCTATATGAAAAGGTACTATACCATGTGAGACAGACAAAAGAGAGAAAAACGAACACAAATTAATTTTTAAAGTAGCTTATTCAAGTAAAATGTGAACCCGATATTTATCAAACATTGGCAGGGACCAAaccaaaactttgacaacccgctaatcgcacttaacaaaactgtatttaatagcgttttcattttatgagtagaagaaataagatacttccAAAAAAATGCgcaattaaatacagttttgttaagtacgattagcgggttgtcaaagtctTGATTTGGTCCTTTGTCTGGAATTCTAAAAACGGTGTTCCAATTACacgaaatgtatttttattccaaATATGTTATTTTAATCACACGAAAAGATGTCAGTATTTATTCAGTTGTTGTTCCGCTGTAAACCGAGGTAGAAGAAAAGCGTCTGATGTTGTGTTTATTCTTAGAGCTAATCCCTTTCACTTTCATTCTGAAGTGTTGGGATCAGATCTGTTGCACAAGCGACctgtaattaaacaatacaatacacaaacacggtgtgtttctttatactctgcagactttattatttttaaaggtttgttttagaaataaatacaagttCAGAGTGCTTAATGGAACTGTTATGGAACTGTTTTTGATTGCAATCTTATGAATAGGTGCATATTCTTCCGATTTCACAAAAATACGGGTCAGTTTAAGACTGAAGTAACAGTTTGAATAGCTACCTGCTGCACGAGAAACCGCTATGGAAAGAGCACGTCTCTGCCAGCTGTGTGCTGTAGGAGCTGGCCCTGCCGTTTATTCAGACAGTGCCGGTTACTTTCAATTATTTACTAAGAAACATGTACGAATAAACTGCTATAGCCATGTCCAGCATTTCCTTTTTGGTCTCATGTCAGAATAAACACCGGTGTTTAAATCAGCTCGTCTCTCTAAACGCTCCGTGTGTTCAGCAGTCCGGCTCGTGCTTCACACACAGCGCGTGAGTTTTCGGTTGCAATTGTCTTAACACCAGAAGCTCGCGAGTGCCAGAGACTGAGGCGATTGAGACGGACCACTCAAGATTGAGCTAAGGTAATTACtatttaattatataatatatatcttcTATCAACtatattgtttaacattttataatattGATGTAGTGTTAAGGTGTTAAGTAATGTGAagtaccttatttatttatttattgtaaacgtATAGCATTACAAATTTTAACCCATTTAACacgaaataaaacacagtatttggtcaattttatatatatatatatatatatatatatatatatatatatatatatatatatatatatatatatatacacacacatacacacacgtcctatatttattatgtatataGGCTATGCCTaagcaggattattattattattattattattattattattattattattattattattattattcttaaattAATGTTTTTGTGGAAAATGAACGTGGTCACACACCAAAGTTACAGGGTCGAGTTTCGAATGAAGCGGCCTATTACTTAACAATACACAAACTACTGTGCggtcaagacaaaaaaaaaaaaaaaaaagtcgttcACATATATCACTGGAGCGAGAATGTTTCGCTCGGAGCTATTCCCTTGGCAACAGACAGCCCCCTTCGCGAGAAAAGTGATTGCGTCACTTCCTATGCAATGGGGTGAACAACTGTGAGCCTAAAACTAAATCAACAGCATGGCCTCGCCGGAATTAAATTACAGTTCCCATTAGCGACAAATAAGTTAATAAAATGTGGTGAATTGTCAATAAATACCGGTCAGGTCATATGTAACTCCAAAATGTGTCAATAGAAGATGCACATAATATTATGCTGTGAAAGTGATACAGTATTGAATAGCTACTGTGAAGCTATGCAACAGTGTAACTTACCCAACCCCGCCCCCTGATTCTTTTGATACATTGCAGTTCATCCTCTGAAATCTATAATACTTTACTGCACAGTGATAAAAGCCATGGGTGCCTTCAAAGTGTGGGATCGGCagcgtaaacaaaaaaaaaaaaaaaaaggtcaatggaaCATCCTTCAAAGGAGTTATTGAAAAAGGTGAGTAGATAAAATGTTACTGATATAACTTTCTATAATTCCAAATAATCTTTTATAATCTTTCTGTATGGTTGCAATGGGTGGACGGGTGGTGTAATTAACTGCATTCCACTTATATTTTACAGTCTGTTATAGAAATTAAGGCAGTGTTGGGATGATTCATTATTCTGTAGTTGAATTGGCTGGTGGCACAAAATGGAGCACGGATCTAACAACAGCTGAAAAGATTCAAAATAGAATGAAAAAGtcaaatgggctgaatggctgtCTGTTGTTCTgccatttcttattttgttatgtataaatctaaatgatcaattattgataaCCTTTTCAGGTTCACAAAAACTTGGCCTTCCAAAAAAGGGACATATACTGGTCCTGGAAACTGACGGAACTGAGATTGATGATGATGAAATCTTATTGGAGATGCAATCAGAAACttaataatactgatggaaagaGAGAGCATAACATCAATTGAAATGAAATCATATCCCTTGACTCCGCAGCATACATGGAATCTTTTGCAAATCGGAGTAAGTacctgtttatgtttatttttatttttattttgttcatcaATTTAGTTTTGTTGCACATTATTAAGATCTATCTATCAATGAATATCAGCCTCagacttaatttttttttgttttgtattattatttgttattatacaCTACAGAATGTTCAACAGTGGATGATAGAACCCCTCTGCCTCCATTTTCTGCCCTGGCTGGCAATTCAAGAGGGATATGGCATAAAATGGTTGATGAAGTATCTAAAAGGGCTGAAGAGGTTAGGACGGTCTCTGAGTTACTGATTGGATCCAAGAAAGAGGTGAGGAAATAAACGATCACAAAACACATTGTATTCTTGTGAATGACTTGTGGCTTTCCCAGCTGGAAACGCATGaaggtaacaaacaaaaagaacaacaaaccccctccctctccccccttcaCACCCCGCCACTGTACAAAGCAATTACTTATACAAAGGTCATTACCCCCacctcatttttcttttcagggagATCTCAGAATGCTACCTGTAATTCAGCTCATTGAAGAAAAAACCAAATTTGATAAAGGAAAGGGAAAAAGTCAGTTTCGGTCATCACTGTATATGAGGTAATTATACTAAATAACATTAATCAAAATTATGCATAGGGCAAAGTTTGGGGACTTTTTGTTGTCTTCGATGCATTTTAAAACCTATGGTTTTGTTTTGGAGTGGGGGGGCACCCACTGACTCGGCTTCAAACAAGGTCCTCTTATTGTCATTCAAGCATAATTATGTTGACTTATATAATGCTAACTATTGACACAGTAAATTTAAAATCATCTTTATTTTATCtagcaaagtacaataaaaaatgttatattttatatatttatattattttgtcatcatttcattatgttatatttttcaggatACATCTACAAGTGAACTTGACAAGTACCTGAAAACCACACAAGAAGAACCACCGCATCTTGTTCTTTGTGTTGCAAAGAACACCCTCCAGGAAGCTGTAATAGTAGGGGATACTGTTGCGATATTTTGCCAAGCAAAAACTGTATTAGATGCTGTGCTTGTTCTCCTGGGAATGTATACCATGCCTTCCACCTGCAGTACCCCAAAGTTTATTCGCAGGTGCTTGGATTCCTGCAGCAATATATATTGGGAGACCAATTTACTGGATGCAAATCCCATAAATACAGATTTTTTGCAAAAGGGTTTAACGATTAAATTAATGAATTACAACAATAACATTCTTACATAATTGTAAATAcctgtaaacaaattaaataattgtaaattaTTTGTTAAACCTGAATTTCATGATAAggtagtatgtttttattgtgtatttaaataatttatttgagggagtggacatatacagtattctatttgatgttacaattcaaatacttgttactatgcaatagattttttgttacaaaaaaagtgtttggcttaactttgaaatatgcaataaataaaagtaagttgtttaatttgtgtctttttgtattgtaaaaataagaacGCATTTACGTGTTTAGATCTTAAACACCTGTAGATTTGTAAACGTGTtcaggtgtttaaaaagtgttacagcgATTAAACATGTTCACGTGTTTATTACTTAAACACCTTAACGCGTTTATattctaaacatgtttataaagtaaacgccttgacgcgtttaaaaagtgttacagataaGTGTTTATGCATGTGTTCAAAACTTAAACACATGGTTTTAGAGTGTAGTGTTCTGTAATGTAGAGATCTCAGACCATGGACAGCTCATAAGTAATCTAAACAGGAACAGTTCCAAGAGAACGCTCTTTGGCACTGTAACTATAGGCATgttgaaaaacatttttgtttgccaaatgtatttttctaGTTCAAAAACACAGTTCATCATCCGAGGAGACATGTTTAGAAGAATGTTTGTTTGATGGCTATTCAGTTCCTAAGAAACGAGCGAATTAAATGAAATTGGTTGTGCTTTTCGGTTTTTGTAGGTTGTCGGGCCTAGAACGTTTTCCTTCAGAATCGTTCTCTGTTCAACTTACTTAATTAAAACAAGTATTGTTTTAATAACCCATAATAGGACAGATAAAGTCGTGTTTATTAACCACGTGTTACAACAGTTCATGCCTCTGTATATGTTATAAATTGACCTATAGAGTTTTATGAATGGAGGGACGCTGTAAATCAACAAGATGCATATGTATTGTAATGCTTTCGCTTGCACTAGATCCGTGACTTTTAGCTGTAGAGGACCCTACTGaactttaaggaatgttttaacGTGTGTGTGAAGCAACTGCTATGGATTTGGTGTTAGGGAATACTAGTTTTGGTAAACAGATTGCACATATTGGTGCAATCTGTTTACCAAAACTAGTATTCCCTAACACTTGCATATTGTCCGCATTCAGCAGTGAtgtgattgattgactgattgttCATGTTTAACGTTGCTGTTATTTAAGGGCTACAGTGCTTGTTCCCCACGTCTCTCAGGACTGAGTTGTCTGTACAATGAGATCCAAGCCCGTCGTGTCTCTAAATGTACTTTAGCATGCACGGgtgaaaaattacatttaatgtcCTGTCCTCTTCTCCCTCGACCTATCTGAGCAACTTATGACAAAAGGATCGCGATAAGCATAGATATTTCAATTGCATCTAATCTAAATCGTTTGCTTTTGTAATTGCATAGGGTATTATTTGTACAATTGGATATTTGTATGTGTATGTTTCATCCAGTTGGGTATGGTCCAGTTTAACAGCTGGGTATGTTTTGGTGCCAATAGGACGCTGGGCTCAGGCTCCGCAATGCTCCAGTGAAGTTTTCACAGCTTCTCTCATAAGTGAATCGCACGCTATTCCAAAAGTAAATACCTCTTAATGCCTTCTTTTGAAACAGGTGCAATGTTTGTACTCATTCTTTTGTGAGTCGAACAATACGTTAGCAAGAAACGGCTAATATTCCCTCTTGGCCTTTTCGGCCCAATGGTACTTTAGGAGTACCCAAGTTGTGTTTTatgagttttaataaaattatctTATTTATTTTACGTTAGAAAAAGGAGAAAACTTAGcatcaataacataaaaaaagtgtttaactGAGCAGCACCGGTACACCTGGAGACTGCGGTATTGGCTTATACTTTAGAGTTACTTTGTTTCATCATTTTTTtcatcagtttgtttttaaaccccCCTAGCTTCATTGCATAAATGACCACTGCTGTTACCGTGTAGCATGTACAGCCAGCCATGGTGTTGGCTCACTGATTCTTGCTCATTCTAATGATATTGTAGGGGTATATTGGTGGGCTGTTACCTAATGGCTCTCAACGTTAAGGGACATTTCTCTTCGTCCATTCTAGAGCAGTTATAATTATTGGCTCCGGGTTGCAAAACCAAAACAATATAGTTATTGGTACTGTAGTAGTATTTATCTGACCCAGCATTGAGTACCAAAGCATTGAGGGAGGGGTGgggaatttgtttttattttgtatttatcaatgtatctgtttatttattttatggtcAGGGGCACGATCATTTCTATTTAATTTAGGGGACAATATAAAACATGTAAAGCTTAATAATGTGCCCAAATACACTATTGTTAACATAATTGTAAGAGCTCAGCTCAACTCAGACATTGTCATTGAGTCGGAACATTTGACTGTATTTATTAAGAGCATCCGCGCTGTGCAGCGGGCATCCTTGTaatgtctgtgtctgttttgtgtgggtctgtctgtctctgcagaTCTCGCGAGATCGGCGGCGTGGCTGGCTGGCTGTGGGGGTTGCAGAGCAGGCAGGCTGAGGGAGAGaaggaaggcaggcaggcagcatcATGGCGGACAGAGACAGTGGAAGCGAGCAAGGAGGAGCACCTACGGGCCCGGGCGCCGGCTCTTTACACCCAGCGGCGGGCGGGGCGGGTTCGGCTTCCGGGCTGCAGCATGAGACTCAAGAGCTCGCCTCCAAGCGGGTCGACATCCAGAACAAGCGTTTCTACCTGGACGTGAAGCAGAACGCAAAGGGCCGCTTCCTGAAGATAGCCGAGGTCGGGGCCGGGGGCAACAAGAGCCGCCTGACTCTCTCCATGTCTGTGGCCGTGGAGTTCCGCGACTACTTGGGAGACTTCATCGAGCACTACGCCCAGTTAGGGCCCAGCAACCCAGACATGGTCCAGGACGAACCCCGACGGGCGTTGAAGAGCGAGTTCCTGGTGCGCGAGAATCGGAAATACTACATGGACCTGAAAGAGAACCAGAGAGGCCGGTTTCTGAGGATCCGCCAGACCGTGAACCGGGGCCCGGGTTTGGGCTCCTCGCAGGGCCAAACCATCGCCCTCCCCGCACAGGGACTCATTGAGTTTCGCGATGCCTTGGCCAAGCTCATCGACGATTACGGGGTGGAGGAAGAGCCCGCCGAGTTGCCCGAGGGCACCTCCTTGACTGTTGACAACAAGCGCTTCTTTTTTGATGTGGGCTCCAACAAGTACGGGGTGTTT
The window above is part of the Acipenser ruthenus chromosome 22, fAciRut3.2 maternal haplotype, whole genome shotgun sequence genome. Proteins encoded here:
- the LOC117973729 gene encoding transcriptional activator protein Pur-alpha-like, translated to MADRDSGSEQGGAPTGPGAGSLHPAAGGAGSASGLQHETQELASKRVDIQNKRFYLDVKQNAKGRFLKIAEVGAGGNKSRLTLSMSVAVEFRDYLGDFIEHYAQLGPSNPDMVQDEPRRALKSEFLVRENRKYYMDLKENQRGRFLRIRQTVNRGPGLGSSQGQTIALPAQGLIEFRDALAKLIDDYGVEEEPAELPEGTSLTVDNKRFFFDVGSNKYGVFMRVSEVKPTYRNSITVPYKVWAKFGNTFCKYAEEMKKIQEKQREKRASELLQQQEEVHGDDGDED